A single genomic interval of Amycolatopsis albispora harbors:
- a CDS encoding proton-conducting transporter membrane subunit, producing MAAVAAVAVPVRARSTVAGLGTAFAGAAGVVAGIAATTGGVFSVRLSGVLPLFGVSLTLDALGGVFVAVTSGVAVAAGIYGISYTRSHGLDARPVQAVFPLFVVAMLLVPAAGSVSSFLVCWELMALFSLLLVVAEHRRRPEVASAGRWYAVMTHLGFVAVLIGLVVFAGHATDDSFTALRAAARDLSPGVAGVVFVVTLAGFASKAGIVPLHAWLPRAHPEAPSHVSALMSAAMVNLGVYGMVRVGFDLLGGASAGGPTWWWLLVLTLGALSAVYGILQAAMSTDLKRLLGHSTTENMGLVLIALGAAGLFTSSGNRVLAGVALAAALLHVINHAAFKTLLFLAAGSVLHATGSRDLDALGGLRSGMPQTTAAFGLGALAASALPPGTAFVSEWLLLQALIHGLPSGSGDPGTALAVAMPVAVAAVALTAGLAVATFVKAFGVGFLAKPRSESAATARESPATMRAAMGLAAVACVVLAVLPGVVLPGVASASGVVLGAGEPAVAAAVTLRLTGVTGALSPLIITVALLAAFVLAAGVLRAVTARRAARREARLWDCGAGPMSARMEYTATSFAEPLQRVFDNVVQPETDVDVTHHEESRYLVAAVEYRRKVPDRIERRLYQPVLNLVAAWGRVGRRLATGSVHRYLGYGFYTVCGLLLLLAVTR from the coding sequence GTGGCGGCGGTGGCCGCCGTGGCGGTGCCGGTGCGGGCACGGTCGACGGTGGCCGGGCTGGGGACCGCGTTCGCCGGGGCGGCGGGAGTGGTGGCTGGGATCGCCGCCACGACCGGCGGAGTGTTTTCGGTGCGTCTGTCGGGTGTGTTGCCGCTGTTCGGGGTGTCGCTGACGCTGGATGCGTTGGGTGGGGTGTTCGTCGCGGTGACCAGCGGGGTTGCCGTCGCCGCCGGGATCTACGGGATCTCCTACACCCGCTCCCACGGTCTGGACGCGCGCCCGGTGCAGGCGGTGTTCCCGTTGTTCGTGGTGGCGATGCTGCTGGTGCCGGCCGCGGGGAGCGTGAGCAGCTTCCTGGTGTGCTGGGAGCTGATGGCGCTGTTCTCGCTGTTGCTGGTGGTGGCCGAGCACCGGCGGCGCCCGGAGGTGGCGTCGGCGGGCCGCTGGTATGCGGTGATGACCCATCTCGGGTTCGTGGCGGTGCTGATCGGGCTGGTGGTGTTCGCCGGCCACGCCACCGACGACTCGTTCACCGCGCTACGCGCCGCCGCCCGGGACTTGTCCCCAGGGGTGGCCGGGGTGGTGTTCGTGGTGACGTTGGCGGGGTTCGCGTCGAAGGCGGGCATCGTGCCGCTGCACGCGTGGTTACCGAGGGCGCATCCGGAGGCACCGAGTCATGTGTCGGCGTTGATGTCGGCGGCGATGGTGAACCTCGGGGTGTACGGGATGGTGCGGGTCGGGTTCGACCTGCTCGGCGGTGCTTCAGCCGGTGGCCCGACCTGGTGGTGGCTGCTCGTGCTCACGCTCGGGGCGCTCTCGGCGGTGTACGGGATTCTGCAGGCCGCGATGAGCACCGACCTCAAACGCCTGCTGGGGCACTCGACCACCGAGAACATGGGCCTGGTGCTTATCGCGCTGGGCGCGGCCGGACTGTTCACCTCCTCCGGGAACCGGGTCCTGGCGGGTGTCGCGCTGGCCGCGGCGCTGTTGCATGTGATCAACCACGCGGCGTTCAAGACGCTGCTGTTCCTGGCCGCCGGGTCCGTGTTGCACGCCACCGGTAGCCGGGACTTGGACGCGCTCGGTGGTCTGCGGTCGGGGATGCCGCAGACCACCGCAGCGTTCGGCCTGGGCGCGCTGGCCGCGTCAGCGCTGCCGCCGGGAACCGCGTTCGTGTCCGAGTGGCTGCTGTTGCAGGCGCTCATCCATGGCCTGCCGTCCGGGTCAGGCGATCCCGGGACGGCGTTGGCGGTCGCGATGCCGGTGGCGGTCGCGGCGGTCGCGTTGACCGCCGGGCTGGCGGTGGCCACCTTCGTCAAGGCATTCGGCGTCGGGTTCCTCGCCAAACCCCGCAGCGAATCCGCTGCCACCGCCCGCGAAAGCCCGGCCACGATGCGCGCCGCCATGGGACTCGCTGCGGTGGCGTGTGTGGTGTTGGCGGTGCTGCCCGGCGTGGTGCTGCCGGGCGTGGCCAGTGCGTCGGGTGTGGTGTTGGGTGCCGGGGAGCCGGCGGTGGCCGCGGCGGTGACGCTGCGGCTGACCGGGGTCACCGGGGCACTGTCGCCCCTGATCATCACCGTCGCGTTGCTGGCCGCGTTCGTGCTGGCCGCAGGTGTGCTCCGCGCGGTCACCGCCCGGCGAGCTGCGCGGCGGGAAGCGCGGTTGTGGGACTGCGGCGCCGGGCCGATGTCGGCGCGGATGGAGTACACCGCGACCTCGTTCGCCGAGCCGTTGCAGCGGGTGTTCGACAACGTGGTACAGCCCGAGACCGACGTGGACGTCACCCATCACGAGGAGTCCCGGTATCTGGTGGCCGCCGTGGAATACCGGCGGAAGGTGCCCGACCGGATCGAACGCCGCCTCTACCAACCCGTCCTGAACCTGGTGGCCGCGTGGGGCCGGGTCGGGCGGCGGCTGGCGACGGGCAGTGTGCACCGGTATCTGGGCTACGGCTTCTACACCGTGTGCGGGCTGCTGCTCCTGCTGGCGGTGACCCGATGA
- a CDS encoding respiratory chain complex I subunit 1 family protein: MAGIVGAVVQPVLIVTGAPVLVGMMRQVRARLEGRAGAGVMQPWRDLRKLFGKERITPRGTSEVFRVAPLVLVATTLVVTVVAPFVTTDSAVDPAADLFAVVALLALGAVALALAGLDTGTAFGGMGASREMTILALVEPTLLVAIFALSVRVGSTNLAAIVSATVHDPGRVISPASLLAAVALIVVIIAETGRLPVDNPSTHLELTMVHEAMILEYAGPDLALVELASAMRLSVFLGLLANLFLPWGVATTAAPLALLVGVVALVVKIGVLGALLAAGEVFLAKLRLFRVPELLAGSFLLALLAVGASFFLA, translated from the coding sequence ATGGCTGGGATTGTCGGTGCGGTGGTGCAGCCGGTGTTGATCGTGACCGGGGCACCGGTGCTGGTCGGGATGATGCGGCAGGTGCGGGCCCGGCTGGAAGGCCGCGCCGGCGCAGGGGTTATGCAGCCGTGGCGGGACCTGCGGAAACTGTTCGGCAAGGAACGCATCACTCCGCGCGGCACCAGCGAGGTGTTCCGGGTCGCCCCGCTGGTGCTGGTGGCCACCACTCTGGTGGTCACCGTGGTCGCGCCGTTCGTCACCACCGACTCGGCGGTAGATCCGGCGGCGGACTTGTTCGCGGTGGTCGCGCTGCTCGCGTTGGGTGCGGTAGCGCTGGCGCTGGCCGGGTTGGACACGGGGACCGCGTTCGGTGGGATGGGTGCCAGCCGGGAGATGACGATCCTCGCGCTGGTGGAGCCAACGCTTTTGGTGGCGATCTTCGCGTTGTCGGTGCGGGTCGGGTCGACCAACCTCGCCGCGATCGTCTCGGCCACGGTGCACGACCCCGGGCGGGTGATCTCCCCGGCCAGCCTGCTCGCCGCGGTCGCCCTGATCGTGGTGATCATCGCCGAGACCGGGCGGTTGCCGGTGGACAACCCATCCACCCATCTGGAGCTAACGATGGTGCACGAGGCGATGATCCTCGAGTACGCCGGCCCCGACCTCGCCCTGGTCGAGCTGGCGTCGGCGATGCGGCTGTCGGTGTTCCTCGGGTTGCTGGCGAACTTGTTCCTGCCCTGGGGTGTCGCTACCACCGCGGCGCCGCTCGCCCTGTTGGTCGGGGTGGTGGCGCTGGTGGTCAAGATCGGCGTGCTCGGGGCGCTGCTGGCGGCGGGCGAGGTGTTCCTGGCCAAGCTGCGGTTGTTCCGGGTGCCCGAACTGCTGGCCGGGTCGTTCCTGCTCGCGCTGCTGGCCGTCGGCGCGTCATTCTTCCTGGCCTGA
- a CDS encoding NADH-quinone oxidoreductase subunit B family protein, which yields MNVLVGISCGSTAVLGLWRKIRRTGRVAEPAPPLAGGEVPPITAELGGSVQVRHVDAGSCNGCEVEIGSVFGPVYDAERYGARLVASPRHADALLVTGPVTRNMAAPLRRTYEAVAGPKAVVAVGDCARNCGVFAGAYGVAGAVRDVVPVDVEIAGCPPRPEAIVEGLRKLTGR from the coding sequence GTGAACGTGTTAGTCGGAATCTCATGCGGGAGTACTGCTGTGCTGGGTTTGTGGCGCAAGATCCGCCGGACGGGGCGGGTGGCTGAGCCCGCTCCGCCGTTGGCGGGCGGTGAGGTGCCGCCGATAACAGCCGAACTGGGTGGGTCGGTGCAGGTCCGGCATGTGGACGCAGGTTCATGCAACGGGTGTGAGGTGGAGATCGGGTCGGTGTTCGGGCCGGTGTATGACGCCGAGCGGTACGGCGCGCGGCTGGTGGCCTCGCCGCGGCACGCGGACGCGTTGCTGGTGACCGGGCCGGTGACCCGGAACATGGCCGCACCGTTGCGGCGCACCTACGAGGCGGTGGCGGGCCCGAAGGCGGTGGTCGCGGTCGGGGATTGCGCCCGCAACTGTGGGGTGTTCGCCGGGGCGTACGGGGTGGCCGGGGCGGTACGCGATGTGGTCCCGGTGGATGTGGAGATCGCCGGGTGTCCACCGCGGCCGGAGGCGATCGTGGAGGGTCTGCGGAAGCTGACCGGCCGATGA